A window from Thermodesulfobacteriota bacterium encodes these proteins:
- a CDS encoding cytochrome C — protein MTRTATRLAVSALALALAAATSPTASAATYEEHIRPVVETQCGGCHGADTPEYPPWKREKERFVPQFVGPRMDTYTHLVSFTAWPDTGALMRRLDDGKGSPEGKAGNMYAYLGGSEEERQRNLSLFKEWVGGWTLKRWKEITKEELDAIRVPY, from the coding sequence ATGACCCGCACCGCCACACGGCTCGCCGTTTCGGCCCTGGCGCTGGCCCTCGCCGCGGCCACGAGCCCCACCGCCTCCGCCGCCACCTACGAGGAGCACATCCGGCCCGTCGTCGAGACCCAGTGCGGGGGATGCCACGGCGCCGACACCCCCGAGTACCCCCCGTGGAAGCGCGAGAAGGAGCGGTTCGTCCCCCAGTTCGTCGGCCCCCGGATGGACACCTACACCCACCTGGTGTCCTTCACGGCCTGGCCCGACACCGGCGCCCTCATGCGCCGCCTGGACGACGGCAAGGGCTCCCCCGAGGGCAAGGCGGGCAATATGTACGCCTACCTCGGCGGCTCCGAGGAAGAGCGCCAGCGCAACCTCTCCCTCTTCAAAGAGTGGGTGGGAGGCTGGACCCTGAAGCGCTGGAAGGAGATCACCAAGGAGGAGCTCGACGCCATCCGGGTGCCGTACTGA